Proteins encoded together in one Lathyrus oleraceus cultivar Zhongwan6 chromosome 5, CAAS_Psat_ZW6_1.0, whole genome shotgun sequence window:
- the LOC127078504 gene encoding uncharacterized protein LOC127078504, with product MIKDGKEVSLPSMPFVVNISDVSGVTRSGCVFTTVPPRNVEASVGKKMQVEASTVSNKPDIVEESSGANINSEFDEVWRLIKKSEYKIVDQLLKTPSKIYVLSLLMSYEAHREALQKVLEQAYVDHDVTINQFDSIIANITACNNLSFSHEELPIEGKDHNMALHISMNCLTDSLSGVLVDTGSSLNVVPKSTLSRLTFQGAPIRSSGVIVKAFDGSRKTVIEEVDLPMTIGPHTFQITFQVMDIHASYSFLLGRPWIHEVVVVTSTLHQRLKFVRKGKLVTVCGEEALVVSHLSYFSSVDAQDEIGTQFQTLSVADKNVQENGASLCSFNDARQLVEDGSTSGWGQVVSLPKNKFREGLGFSPTFSKFSKQDAVLHPIQETFRSGGFINPTQSETNVVIEEDPEEDA from the coding sequence ATGATCAAAGATGGGAAGGAGGTTTCTCTACCCTCTATGCCTTTTGTCGTCAACATTTCCGATGTAAGTGGGGTCACAAGAAGCGGGTGTGTATTCACTACGGTACCACCAAGAAATGTTGAAGCTTCAGTTGGAAAGAAAATGCAAGTTGAGGCGTCAACTGTGAGCAATAAACCTGATATTGTGGAAGAGTCCAGTGGGGCTAATATCAATTCCGAATTTGATGAGGTTTGGagattaatcaagaagagcgaATACAAAATTGTGGATCAGCTCCTAAAAACCCCTTCCAAAATATATGTTTTATCCCTGTTGATGAGTTATGAggctcatagggaggctctacaAAAGGTGCTCGAGCAAGCTTATGTCGACCATGATGTAACGATTAACCAATTTGATAGCATCATCGCCAACATAACTGcctgtaacaatttgagcttcagTCATGAAGAACTCCCAATAGAAGGCAAGGATCACAACATGGCTttgcatatttccatgaattgccTTACTGATTCTCTATCTGGTGTATTGGTGGACACAGGTTCTTCACTCAACGTCGTTCCAAAATCAACTTTGTCTAGATTGACTTTTCAAGGAGCTCCTATAAGATCTAGTGGGGttattgtcaaagcttttgacggttctaGAAAGACTGTCATCGAAGAAGTGGATCTCCCCATGACCATTGGCCCGCATACTTTTCAAATCACctttcaagtgatggatatccatGCTTCTTACAGTTTTTTGTTGGGTCGCCCTTGGATCCATGAGGTCGTGGTTGTCACTTCAACTCTTCACCAGAGGCTCAAGTTTGTAAGAAAAGGGAAGCTAGTCACAGTATGTGGAGAAGAAGCTTTAGTTGTAAGTCACTTATCGTATTTTTCTTCCGTTGATGCTCAGGACGAGATTGGAACCCAATTTCAAACTCTATCTGTTGCTGACAAGAATGTACAAGAGAATGGAGCTTCCCTTTGTTCCTTCAATGATGCACGACAGTTAGTCGAAGATGGCTCAACAAGTGGATGGGGACAAGTTGTGAGTCTCCCTAAAAACAAATTTCGTGAAGGCCTTGGCTTCTCACCTACATTTTCAAAGTTTTCTAAACAAGACGCAGTTCTTCATCCTATTCAAGAAACTTTCCGAAGTGGAGGATTCATCAATCCTACTCAATCTGAAACAAATGTTGTCATTGAAGAAGACCCTGAGGAGGATGCATAA